GGGACTTGCTAAGAAAATAGCTTAGTTCCCGATCGCGATCGGGAAAAGACTTGGCCAGCTGATCTGGACCCAAGAACGCCTCAAATGTAATGGGGATATTCTCATGCTTGCAGCTCGATGCGCTGGCTGGTGATGTGATCTATCCCACAGTGACCATAACGAATTATGTATTTGCATGATAGAGGGGTGCAGCAAGCAATACCCTCTGTATATAATGTCCCGCATATTGTGCCAGAGATGCTCGATTCAATTCATCCCAAGAGATAACAATCCATAACAATGACTATCCCAGGTCAATTGGGTCGTGTCAGCTCATTATTCCCTTACATTGAAAAAGACTGGTGGAGAGACGCCTATAACGAGACATACCTCTATGCGGATGGAGACTGCGTCGAGGATCCAACCGTCACGGCGAAGGAGTGCGACGGCCTGTTAAACATTCCCCGTGTACAAAAGCTCTTTCAAAACGCCACCAGCATTACTCCGGTGAAAGTGCTTGATCTGTGTTGCGGTCAGGGCCGACACACCATCCACCTCGCAAAGCGCTTTCCAGCCGTGCATTTTCACGGCGTTGACCAAAGCACCTATCTCCTGGATATAGCTCAGGAGCGAGCGAAAGCCGAGGACTTGACCAGAAATACCAAGTTTGAAGCGGGCGATGCGCGCCAAATCCCTGTTGCGGACGACAATTTTGACGTGATCGTCCTTCTCGGAAATTCATTCGGGCACGGCAACGAACAGGACAATCTGCAAACTGTCCGGGAAGCTCGTCGGGTCCTAAAACCAGGAGGTATCTTTATCATCGACTATGTGGATGGCGAATGGATGCGGGCCAACTTCACCCAGAGCGGGTGGGAGTGGCTCGATACCGAGCTCGTAGCCAAAGCAAACAAGCAGTTGAGGAGCATAACGGCCAGTATGAAGCTGCTAGCGTGTCGCGAACGTGAACTGTCCCCGGACAAAAAGCTCCTCGCTAGCAGGGAGATCGTGATCGATCTCGCAGCTCCAGCCGTGCATCAGGATCTGTTCTATTCTGTTCGGATGTATGACCTCGATGAGATGGAGGGGCTTCTGCATCGGGCCGGACTGTGTATGCAGCCCCAGGATGCGCAACAGATCAATGGGCCAAAGAATGAGAATGGAGCTGCGGATGCGGGAATGATGGAGTGCCGGCAGTTGGTCGTTGCTCATAAGCCAGGTGTAACGTCCACGGCCCCCGCTACAGCTTTAACCCCTCTCGTTCCTCAAGATGCGGACCTATACATCCACCCTCATCTGACCCCGGACTACGACCCAGAGAAAGGCCGATCGCTGCGCGTGTCGGAGTCCGTACCGGTTGGTACAGTTCTTGTGGTAGATCCTCCATACGCCGTGGTTCCCTCGGAGCATCCATCGACACACGATGCTATCATGTGTAGCAATATTATATGTCGCCGGCAAGTTCCTCAAGCCATAGCTGTCCGTTGCCCCAATGACTGCATTCAAGACGTTGTCTGGTGCAACGATCATTGCCGGGCTACAGGCCAGGCGACTCACGACTTTGAATGTGACTGGCTCAAGCAGCATGGAACAACTATCCGCGAAAAAGAAGATGAATATACCCTTTCCATGGCCGGCGGCGTGGCGTTGTGGTAGCGTCCCGAGGCAGCCCCCATTATTGGGAACTTTTCCTAGAGAAAGTTCTACCACTGGGAGGTCGTGAGTTCGATTCTCACCACTGGCACATTATACCACCATGTGGCCTTTTTCCGAGGAATTTGGCTTGCTACGGCACCCGGGAGCATCTAGGGGCTCCCAAAAAAGAAGTAAGTGAGCGTTCTCTAGTCTATCACACACGGTGTGGGGTGTTAGAGGACCTTTTCCCAGCCTCTAACCCCTAAGGATGCTTACGAAGAACGGCCTAGGCCAATTAACAGTTTGAATCACATCAAGCTCAGATGTAAAAAGGAGCGGATGGTAAGCTCATGCCTCAGCTAAGCTACTTATCCCTAGGGATAGGGTACGGTCCTTATGGACAAGGAATCATGGGTTCTTTACCCGTCGAAGGTGGCTAGAGTGAACTAGCCAATAATACAAGGAGGGTTAGGAACTTTCTTAGGGCCCTATAGCCACAGTTATCGTAGCGCTATAGGGGCATAAGAAATAAGTACTGCCCAAATGCCCTGCGCAGACAAGGCggattggggcgaggaaaaagcTACGAATGGTCAAGAAAAAAGATGTTAAGAAAAACTGAATGTACTGAATAAGTCTACCATCTTGGTAGCGGTCTGTCATAGCccctagggctcggtatggaccttaaacttgattaaataaataaataa
This sequence is a window from Aspergillus chevalieri M1 DNA, chromosome 5, nearly complete sequence. Protein-coding genes within it:
- a CDS encoding uncharacterized protein (COG:B;~EggNog:ENOG410PK2I;~InterPro:IPR029063,IPR041698;~PFAM:PF13649,PF13489,PF08242,PF08241,PF05175, PF13847) — encoded protein: MTIPGQLGRVSSLFPYIEKDWWRDAYNETYLYADGDCVEDPTVTAKECDGLLNIPRVQKLFQNATSITPVKVLDLCCGQGRHTIHLAKRFPAVHFHGVDQSTYLLDIAQERAKAEDLTRNTKFEAGDARQIPVADDNFDVIVLLGNSFGHGNEQDNLQTVREARRVLKPGGIFIIDYVDGEWMRANFTQSGWEWLDTELVAKANKQLRSITASMKLLACRERELSPDKKLLASREIVIDLAAPAVHQDLFYSVRMYDLDEMEGLLHRAGLCMQPQDAQQINGPKNENGAADAGMMECRQLVVAHKPGVTSTAPATALTPLVPQDADLYIHPHLTPDYDPEKGRSLRVSESVPVGTVLVVDPPYAVVPSEHPSTHDAIMCSNIICRRQVPQAIAVRCPNDCIQDVVWCNDHCRATGQATHDFECDWLKQHGTTIREKEDEYTLSMAGGVALW